The following are encoded together in the Bradymonas sediminis genome:
- a CDS encoding ABC transporter ATP-binding protein → MTQNPPKLAATAESKKSSRNQRLWVFFKTYRTWFLFGAFFLLATNAMNLAIPAYIGEAVETLRDAAAQGDSLAAGFDAVRDQLVNIGLIIVALAIGGGIARTLSRILIFNAGRHIEFDLRNEIYDKLASLGSNFFGGMSTGDITSRSANDVSFVRVFFAISFLHIINTSIAYTIAMSRMIEINWKLTLVCLIPYPLILWVLRYLVHAVFQQTQAVQAQMSELSTKVQENLGGVSVIKCYAIQDREIDDYAVMNESFFEKNMRLAVLRGGMQTLMMLVAGVGTLAVLIVGTTMVVDGSMPLGDFVEFNSYVVALAFPTAAMGWVFSVWNRGLAAFERITEILDTTPRIQEPSEDERRELPALVDNVDRGEVSLRNVSFAYPDDPETQVLHDINMEIPAGSSVAIVGRTGSGKSTLIKLIARLYDPTRGEILIDGEPLTKLALRDTRSEIGFVPQEPFLFSMTIGQNVRFGLDSLEYDDTLNRPTPTRPLLKDDTRAAISQPERIAQAVEVAGLSPDMSGFADGLDTLVGERGVTLSGGQKQRVTIARALLMDPRILILDDALSSVDTKTEGVILDHLDSIMKNRTSIILTHRFNALSRVDKIFVLDEGRIVEAGSQPELLAARGVFYEMCERQRLEESLKS, encoded by the coding sequence ATGACTCAAAATCCCCCCAAATTAGCCGCCACCGCCGAGTCGAAGAAATCCTCGCGCAACCAGCGCCTGTGGGTCTTCTTCAAGACCTACCGCACCTGGTTTCTATTCGGCGCGTTCTTCTTATTGGCGACCAACGCCATGAACCTGGCGATACCCGCCTATATCGGCGAGGCGGTCGAGACGCTGCGCGACGCGGCCGCCCAGGGCGACAGCCTGGCCGCCGGCTTCGACGCGGTGCGCGACCAGCTCGTCAATATCGGCCTGATCATCGTGGCGCTCGCCATCGGCGGGGGCATCGCGCGCACCTTGAGCCGCATCCTGATCTTCAACGCCGGTCGGCATATCGAGTTCGACCTGCGCAACGAGATCTACGATAAGCTAGCCTCGCTCGGCTCGAATTTCTTCGGCGGCATGTCCACCGGCGATATCACCAGTCGCTCGGCCAATGACGTCAGCTTCGTGCGCGTCTTCTTCGCCATCAGCTTCCTGCACATCATCAACACCAGCATCGCCTATACGATCGCGATGAGCCGGATGATCGAGATCAACTGGAAGCTTACGCTGGTCTGCCTCATCCCCTACCCCCTTATATTGTGGGTGCTTCGCTACCTGGTGCACGCGGTCTTCCAGCAAACCCAGGCCGTGCAGGCGCAGATGTCGGAGCTCTCCACCAAGGTGCAGGAGAACCTCGGCGGCGTCTCGGTGATTAAATGCTACGCGATTCAGGACCGTGAAATCGACGACTACGCCGTCATGAACGAGTCGTTCTTCGAGAAGAATATGCGCCTTGCGGTGCTGCGCGGCGGCATGCAAACCCTGATGATGCTGGTGGCCGGCGTCGGCACCCTCGCCGTACTTATCGTCGGCACCACGATGGTGGTCGACGGCTCGATGCCGCTTGGCGACTTCGTCGAGTTCAACTCCTATGTGGTCGCCCTGGCCTTCCCTACCGCCGCGATGGGCTGGGTCTTCTCGGTCTGGAACCGCGGCCTCGCCGCCTTCGAGCGCATCACCGAAATCCTCGACACCACCCCGCGCATCCAGGAGCCCAGCGAAGACGAGCGCCGCGAGTTGCCGGCCCTGGTCGACAACGTCGACCGCGGCGAGGTCAGCCTGCGCAACGTCTCCTTTGCTTACCCGGATGACCCCGAAACCCAGGTGCTCCACGATATCAATATGGAGATTCCTGCCGGCTCCAGCGTGGCGATTGTCGGGCGCACCGGCTCGGGTAAGTCGACGTTGATAAAGCTCATCGCCCGCCTCTATGACCCGACCCGCGGCGAGATCTTGATCGACGGCGAGCCCCTCACGAAACTCGCCCTGCGCGATACCCGCAGTGAGATCGGCTTCGTCCCCCAGGAGCCCTTCCTATTCTCGATGACCATCGGCCAGAACGTGCGCTTTGGCCTGGATTCACTTGAATACGACGACACGCTCAACCGCCCGACGCCCACGCGCCCGTTGCTCAAGGACGATACGCGCGCCGCGATTTCGCAGCCCGAGCGCATCGCCCAGGCGGTCGAGGTCGCGGGCCTAAGCCCCGATATGAGCGGCTTCGCCGACGGCCTCGACACACTCGTCGGCGAGCGCGGCGTGACCCTGTCGGGCGGGCAGAAGCAGCGCGTGACCATCGCGCGCGCCCTGCTGATGGACCCGCGCATCCTGATCCTCGACGACGCCCTGTCGAGCGTCGACACCAAAACCGAAGGGGTCATCCTCGACCACCTCGACTCGATCATGAAGAACCGCACCAGCATTATTTTGACGCATCGGTTTAACGCGCTCTCCCGCGTCGACAAGATCTTCGTCCTCGACGAAGGACGCATCGTTGAGGCCGGCTCCCAGCCCGAATTACTCGCCGCCCGAGGCGTTTTCTATGAGATGTGTGAGCGCCAGCGTCTCGAGGAGAGTCTTAAGTCGTGA
- a CDS encoding tetratricopeptide repeat protein, giving the protein MKHAISVLLSVALVSAALPSAVFAEDLTEGTAAAGDETLSPEERARRVESLASSGADAYRSGDFEGAIRAFKEGYRLEPVPNLLYNIAKSYEKLEKYADAVDYYQRFVVAPEVDSSARQAALDRIESLREIAQLKSQQNESDAKGETGAPDKTTPVKPTEDEPSNVAAYATLGGSVALLGGGLALGYLASGEADTARDGATYEIRSDAQGSAKTYALIADGMFVAAAAAAGIGVYLLLSDSDSDTKAKADASAASRTVISPWVTTRSAGLGMSLDF; this is encoded by the coding sequence ATGAAACACGCAATCTCAGTGCTCTTATCCGTAGCTCTCGTCAGCGCCGCGCTACCCAGCGCCGTCTTTGCCGAAGATCTCACCGAAGGCACGGCCGCTGCAGGAGACGAAACGCTTAGCCCCGAAGAACGGGCTCGCCGCGTTGAGTCACTCGCGTCTTCGGGCGCAGACGCCTATCGCAGCGGCGATTTCGAGGGGGCGATCCGAGCGTTTAAGGAAGGCTATCGCCTCGAGCCGGTGCCCAACCTCCTATATAATATCGCCAAAAGTTACGAAAAGCTGGAGAAATACGCCGACGCCGTCGACTATTACCAGCGATTCGTCGTCGCGCCCGAGGTCGACAGCAGCGCGCGCCAGGCGGCGCTGGATCGCATCGAGAGCTTAAGAGAAATCGCCCAGCTCAAGAGCCAGCAAAACGAATCCGACGCCAAAGGTGAGACCGGTGCGCCAGATAAGACCACGCCGGTGAAGCCGACCGAAGATGAGCCGAGCAATGTCGCCGCTTATGCGACGCTTGGCGGCAGCGTCGCCCTGCTCGGCGGCGGCCTCGCCCTGGGCTACCTGGCCTCCGGCGAGGCTGACACCGCCCGCGACGGCGCGACCTATGAGATTCGCTCCGACGCCCAGGGCAGCGCAAAAACCTACGCGCTGATCGCCGACGGTATGTTCGTGGCAGCCGCCGCCGCCGCCGGCATTGGCGTGTACCTGCTCCTGTCGGACTCCGATTCGGACACCAAAGCCAAGGCCGACGCCAGCGCGGCCTCACGCACCGTCATTTCTCCCTGGGTCACCACACGTTCAGCCGGACTCGGCATGAGCCTGGACTTCTAA
- a CDS encoding rhodanese-like domain-containing protein: MARLMSSTELKERMDENQEFVLVDVAEPEDFANEHIPTAINIPLSKLAEQVKKTLSKNQRIVVYDKNHDDESSNRASDVLEAMGYRKVADFDGGIYAWKRAGFLTEGDNAKQLG, translated from the coding sequence ATGGCACGTTTGATGTCGAGTACCGAGTTGAAAGAGCGCATGGATGAGAACCAAGAGTTTGTCTTGGTCGATGTTGCTGAGCCCGAGGATTTTGCCAACGAGCATATCCCGACCGCGATCAACATTCCCTTGTCCAAGCTTGCTGAACAGGTCAAAAAGACGCTCAGCAAGAACCAGCGCATCGTTGTCTATGACAAAAATCACGACGACGAATCTTCCAACCGTGCCTCCGATGTGCTCGAGGCGATGGGCTACCGTAAGGTTGCCGACTTCGACGGCGGAATCTACGCCTGGAAGCGCGCCGGATTCTTGACCGAGGGCGACAACGCCAAACAACTCGGTTAA
- a CDS encoding serine/threonine protein kinase, with product MAASREHRQQLYQQMVGRTIAGRFKITRLLGFGGMGAVYEATQRNMQRSVALKVIPAHDPTTTARFQREAMTISRLHHPNTVTVFDYGQSDNGVLFLAMEMLSGQNLGDLIKARGCLTPNEAVHIATQVCRSLSEAHRAKIVHRDIKPDNIFLIRVDDDPNFVKVLDFGIAKILKGEDNVELTGANRIIGTPKYMSPEQILGDAVDHRSDIYSLGCIVFEMICGTPPFQDSNTTKLMIAHAQQAPPTFSERLPNDALARIPGPLEQVVRRALAKSPDERYRDTDEFRDALETALDATNSSIRISELASRSTQINPALPANLHPNAPASQNVTDSSDMLAQHSSQTLNRLRPPPHLNTANIAGHNPTGSQQAGFNPSGVNRTGQHPDGSGSESGARPLPNISQVTTPPPATKSNRGPLIAILIALLLIGAVGVFLVLQPGEPPVGAPPTNPVDNAQANLAALPQQPAIATPGAGSGDPEPDPAAPVKLSVQVLSTPSGARVYQEGRVVGRTPMTIHGKDGDTLDYSFELAGYKELSATYELSEGDAEATFAVRLEPKPSAKSTRPPRKRPTPKPKPDKSSKDTPAEVETPPANTKPVVPNVEKLDDSGGTTIELLN from the coding sequence ATGGCAGCTTCGCGCGAACATCGCCAACAACTTTATCAGCAGATGGTCGGCCGCACGATCGCCGGGCGCTTTAAGATCACGCGCCTGCTGGGCTTCGGCGGCATGGGCGCCGTCTACGAAGCGACGCAGCGTAATATGCAGCGCAGCGTCGCGCTCAAGGTGATCCCGGCGCATGACCCGACCACCACGGCACGCTTCCAACGCGAAGCGATGACCATCAGCAGGCTGCACCACCCCAATACCGTCACCGTCTTTGACTACGGTCAGTCCGACAACGGCGTGCTCTTTTTGGCCATGGAGATGCTGTCGGGGCAAAACCTCGGCGACCTCATCAAAGCCCGCGGCTGCCTGACCCCGAACGAAGCCGTGCACATCGCCACGCAGGTCTGCCGCTCGCTTAGCGAAGCGCACCGCGCAAAGATCGTTCACCGCGATATCAAGCCGGACAATATCTTCCTGATTCGGGTCGACGATGACCCCAACTTCGTCAAGGTGCTGGACTTCGGCATCGCTAAAATCCTCAAGGGCGAAGATAATGTCGAGTTGACCGGCGCGAATCGCATCATCGGCACGCCCAAATATATGTCGCCAGAGCAAATTCTGGGCGACGCGGTCGACCACCGCAGCGATATCTATAGCCTGGGTTGCATCGTCTTCGAGATGATCTGCGGCACCCCGCCCTTCCAGGACAGCAACACCACGAAGTTGATGATCGCCCACGCCCAGCAGGCTCCCCCGACCTTCTCGGAGCGCCTGCCGAACGACGCGCTCGCGCGCATCCCCGGGCCGCTTGAGCAGGTCGTGCGCCGCGCGCTGGCCAAATCTCCCGACGAGCGCTACCGGGACACCGATGAGTTTCGTGACGCGCTGGAGACCGCGCTCGACGCGACCAATAGCAGCATCCGCATCTCGGAATTGGCGTCTCGCTCGACCCAGATTAACCCGGCCCTGCCGGCCAACCTGCACCCGAACGCGCCGGCCTCCCAGAACGTGACCGACTCCTCGGATATGCTCGCCCAGCATTCCTCGCAGACCCTCAATCGACTGCGACCGCCGCCACATCTTAATACCGCCAATATTGCCGGCCATAACCCCACGGGTTCGCAGCAGGCCGGATTTAACCCCAGCGGCGTCAATCGGACCGGCCAGCACCCCGACGGCTCGGGCTCGGAATCCGGCGCACGTCCGCTGCCGAATATCTCCCAGGTCACCACGCCGCCGCCGGCCACAAAGTCGAACCGCGGACCGCTCATCGCCATCCTGATCGCCTTGCTGCTTATCGGCGCGGTGGGTGTATTTCTCGTCCTGCAACCCGGCGAGCCGCCCGTGGGCGCCCCCCCCACAAACCCGGTCGACAACGCCCAGGCCAACCTCGCCGCGCTCCCGCAGCAGCCTGCGATTGCGACGCCGGGCGCCGGCAGTGGCGACCCCGAACCCGACCCGGCCGCGCCGGTTAAGCTCAGCGTCCAGGTGCTCAGCACGCCCTCGGGCGCACGCGTGTACCAGGAAGGACGCGTTGTCGGCCGCACCCCAATGACCATCCACGGAAAAGACGGCGACACCCTCGACTACAGCTTCGAGTTAGCCGGTTATAAGGAACTCTCGGCGACCTACGAGCTCAGCGAAGGCGACGCCGAGGCGACGTTTGCGGTACGCCTGGAGCCCAAGCCCAGCGCAAAGTCGACGCGTCCGCCGCGCAAGCGCCCGACCCCGAAGCCCAAACCGGACAAGTCCTCCAAGGACACCCCCGCCGAAGTCGAGACCCCGCCGGCCAACACCAAACCCGTGGTCCCCAACGTCGAGAAGCTCGACGACTCCGGCGGCACCACCATTGAGCTGCTCAATTAA
- a CDS encoding GNAT family N-acetyltransferase, translating to MISIDVTHYRDLTRDELHDILALRVLVFVVGQKITSEPEIDGRDPECAHMMLWQHGADDTRRLIGTARIFVDEAPQVIGRVAIHPDFQGQGLGTRLMRAAQTSLGQHLGELHAQAHLEDWYHRLGWRRVGEPFVEAEIPHIMMRFDSTLAGD from the coding sequence ATGATTTCAATCGACGTCACGCATTATCGCGACCTCACCCGCGATGAGCTCCACGACATCCTCGCCCTTCGCGTCCTCGTGTTCGTGGTCGGCCAAAAGATTACCTCCGAACCTGAGATCGACGGGCGTGACCCGGAATGCGCCCATATGATGCTCTGGCAGCACGGCGCAGACGACACCCGCCGACTCATCGGCACCGCGCGCATCTTTGTCGATGAGGCCCCGCAGGTTATCGGCCGCGTGGCGATTCACCCCGACTTCCAGGGCCAGGGACTCGGCACGCGCTTAATGCGCGCCGCCCAGACGTCCCTCGGCCAGCATCTCGGCGAGCTTCACGCCCAGGCACACCTCGAGGATTGGTATCATCGCCTCGGCTGGCGACGGGTCGGCGAGCCGTTCGTCGAAGCCGAAATCCCCCATATCATGATGCGATTTGACTCGACTCTGGCGGGTGATTAA
- a CDS encoding fumarylacetoacetate hydrolase family protein, whose protein sequence is MKLGTIKNGTRDGQLVVVKRDNSQYTPATDIAPTMQAALDAWDDVAPQLEALAAKLESGEVSGTPVDVDQFHSPLPRAYEWIDGSAYINHIVLVRKARDAEPPATLETDPLVYQGGSGVFLAPTEDIPLPNPEWGLDFEAEVAVVLGDTPQGVKAADAEKHIKLLMVVNDNTYRNLIPAELAKNFGFFQSKPATTFAPFAITPDELGEHWQEGRVDLPLKTDYNGEFFGDPDAGPAMHFSFFQLIEHIAKTRAFTAGTILGSGTVSNEDRSRGSSCLSEKRMIEKIDTGEFKTPYMQVGDTVDIRMRDKAGQNLFGTISQKVVKG, encoded by the coding sequence ATGAAATTAGGTACGATTAAGAACGGAACACGGGATGGTCAGCTTGTCGTGGTGAAGCGCGACAATAGTCAATATACGCCGGCCACCGACATCGCGCCGACCATGCAGGCTGCGCTGGACGCCTGGGATGACGTGGCGCCGCAATTGGAGGCCCTCGCCGCGAAATTAGAGAGCGGCGAAGTCAGCGGAACCCCGGTCGACGTCGACCAATTTCACTCCCCGCTGCCCCGCGCCTACGAGTGGATCGACGGGTCGGCCTATATCAACCACATCGTCCTGGTGCGTAAGGCCCGCGACGCCGAGCCGCCCGCGACCCTGGAAACCGACCCCCTCGTCTATCAGGGCGGCTCGGGTGTTTTCCTGGCGCCGACCGAAGATATCCCACTGCCGAACCCCGAATGGGGCCTGGATTTCGAGGCCGAAGTCGCCGTCGTCCTGGGCGACACCCCGCAGGGCGTCAAAGCCGCGGACGCCGAAAAGCATATTAAATTGCTGATGGTCGTGAACGACAACACCTACCGCAACCTTATCCCGGCGGAGCTGGCCAAGAACTTCGGGTTCTTCCAATCCAAGCCGGCCACAACCTTCGCCCCCTTCGCCATCACGCCCGACGAACTCGGCGAGCATTGGCAAGAGGGGCGCGTCGATCTGCCGCTGAAGACCGACTATAACGGTGAGTTCTTCGGCGACCCCGACGCCGGTCCCGCGATGCACTTCAGCTTCTTCCAGCTCATCGAGCATATCGCGAAGACCCGCGCCTTCACGGCCGGAACCATCCTGGGAAGCGGCACGGTCTCCAACGAAGACCGCAGCCGCGGCTCCTCGTGCCTGTCCGAGAAGCGCATGATCGAGAAGATCGACACCGGCGAGTTCAAAACCCCTTATATGCAGGTCGGCGACACGGTCGATATTCGCATGCGCGATAAGGCCGGCCAGAACCTCTTCGGGACCATCTCCCAAAAAGTGGTCAAGGGTTAA
- a CDS encoding ABC transporter ATP-binding protein: MSDKNTETNQQPDSTDELKPERPSGGAIGSGFKEQTLGNTTDLALAKRLWSFMRPYRVTFFFCLLLLPVASAFGLAQPHLLQVAIDDYLVPRNLDGLPWVVAAFGAAVFLQAGARYLQFVLMQKAGQRALYDLRQRMFSHVQTLSVGFFHRHPTGRLMTRMTTDIESLQEALSSGMITMVGDIITLVAIVGILLYKDWKLALISFTVVPFLLVLIAVFRHFLRAAFREIRVQIARLYAHLQESITGIEIVQLFVREHISADEYRAINEDYRKANLNSVRYDAMLYAVVEAVGSVTVGIIIWYGSGQVLENVMTIGLLVAFLEYMQRFFVPIRDLAQKYNLLQSAMASSERIFELLDTDDRIPVAAAPTPLPTADFRLEFENVWFSYSDEPDDDSWIIKDLSFAIEPGEKLALVGHTGAGKTTITSLLMRLYDVTRGRILINGIDIREFDLNEYRRSFAAVLQDSFLFRGTIRENLTLGDESVSHEELVEAARIVHAHPMITRYSNGYEHLIAERGANLSSGEKQLLSFARALAQQPHVLILDEATANVDTDTETIIQDAIDKLMARQTSVVIAHRLSTIQKANRIIVLHKGEIIEQGTHQELLALDGHYRTLYQLQYAFDGNAAAEVDATISA, from the coding sequence GTGAGTGATAAGAATACCGAAACAAATCAGCAACCCGACTCGACCGACGAGCTAAAGCCCGAGCGCCCCAGCGGCGGGGCCATCGGCTCGGGCTTTAAGGAGCAGACGCTTGGCAACACCACCGACCTCGCCCTGGCGAAGCGTCTGTGGAGCTTTATGCGCCCGTATCGAGTGACCTTCTTCTTCTGCCTCTTGCTGCTGCCGGTCGCCTCGGCCTTTGGCCTGGCCCAGCCGCATCTTCTGCAGGTCGCCATCGATGATTACCTGGTGCCGCGAAACCTCGACGGCCTCCCCTGGGTGGTCGCCGCCTTTGGCGCCGCCGTCTTCTTGCAGGCCGGCGCGCGTTATCTGCAATTTGTGCTGATGCAAAAGGCCGGGCAGCGCGCGCTCTACGACCTGCGCCAGCGCATGTTTAGCCACGTGCAGACCCTGTCGGTCGGCTTCTTCCATCGCCACCCCACCGGGCGGCTGATGACGCGTATGACCACCGATATCGAGTCCCTGCAGGAGGCGCTCTCCTCCGGGATGATCACGATGGTGGGCGATATCATCACCCTCGTCGCGATTGTCGGTATCCTGCTCTATAAGGATTGGAAGCTCGCGCTTATCAGCTTCACCGTGGTGCCATTTCTGCTGGTGCTCATCGCCGTCTTTCGCCACTTTTTGCGCGCCGCGTTTCGCGAAATCCGCGTGCAAATCGCGCGCCTCTACGCCCACCTTCAGGAGTCGATCACCGGCATCGAGATCGTGCAACTCTTCGTGCGCGAGCATATCAGCGCCGACGAGTACCGGGCGATCAACGAGGATTATCGCAAGGCCAACCTCAACTCGGTGCGCTATGACGCGATGCTCTACGCAGTGGTAGAGGCGGTCGGCTCGGTCACCGTCGGCATTATCATCTGGTACGGCAGCGGGCAGGTCCTTGAGAATGTGATGACCATCGGTCTTCTGGTCGCGTTCCTCGAATATATGCAGCGCTTCTTCGTGCCGATTCGCGACCTGGCCCAAAAATACAATCTCTTGCAGAGCGCGATGGCCAGCAGTGAGCGCATCTTCGAGCTGCTCGACACCGACGACCGCATCCCCGTCGCCGCCGCGCCGACGCCGCTGCCGACCGCTGACTTCCGCCTGGAGTTTGAGAATGTCTGGTTCTCCTATAGCGACGAGCCCGACGACGATAGCTGGATCATCAAAGACCTCAGCTTTGCCATCGAACCCGGCGAGAAGCTCGCCCTGGTCGGGCATACCGGCGCCGGCAAGACGACCATCACCAGCCTGCTGATGCGCCTATACGACGTCACCCGTGGTCGCATCCTGATCAACGGCATTGATATCCGTGAGTTCGACCTCAATGAGTATCGCCGCTCCTTCGCCGCGGTGCTCCAGGACTCGTTTCTCTTCCGCGGCACCATCCGCGAAAACCTCACGCTGGGCGACGAATCCGTGAGCCACGAGGAGCTCGTGGAGGCCGCAAGAATCGTGCACGCCCACCCGATGATCACCCGCTATTCCAACGGCTACGAGCACCTCATCGCCGAGCGCGGGGCCAACCTCTCCTCGGGCGAGAAGCAACTTCTCTCCTTCGCGCGCGCGCTGGCCCAGCAGCCGCATGTGCTCATCCTCGACGAGGCCACCGCCAACGTGGACACCGACACCGAGACCATCATTCAGGACGCCATCGATAAATTGATGGCCCGCCAGACCTCGGTCGTCATCGCCCATCGTCTCTCAACGATTCAGAAGGCCAACCGCATCATCGTGCTGCACAAAGGCGAGATCATTGAGCAGGGAACCCACCAGGAGTTGCTGGCCCTCGACGGGCACTACCGCACGCTCTATCAGCTTCAATACGCCTTCGATGGCAACGCCGCCGCCGAGGTCGACGCCACAATCAGCGCCTAA
- the maiA gene encoding maleylacetoacetate isomerase, with translation MKLFSYWRSSSSWRVRIALAFKGIDYAYEAVHLVQNGGEQHADSYRARNPMKQLPTLEISTAGGTQHLAQSMAILEYLEETHPEPALLPDDPFLRARARQLAEIVNSGIQPLQNLHLMQRLKASFEVEGEPVDARKWCAPFIADGLNAYETLAAETAGNFSVGDNLSFADLCLIPQLYNARRFSVDLSAYPLLLQIEQNCQALDAFKESHPDAQPDAVLAP, from the coding sequence ATGAAATTATTCAGCTATTGGCGAAGCTCTTCGAGCTGGCGGGTGCGCATCGCCCTTGCATTCAAGGGGATCGATTACGCCTATGAGGCGGTGCACCTGGTGCAAAACGGCGGCGAGCAACACGCGGATTCTTACCGCGCGCGCAATCCGATGAAGCAACTCCCGACGCTCGAGATTTCGACCGCGGGAGGAACTCAGCACCTCGCCCAATCGATGGCGATCCTTGAATATTTAGAGGAGACCCATCCGGAGCCGGCGCTCTTGCCGGACGACCCGTTTTTACGGGCACGGGCGCGCCAGCTCGCCGAGATCGTCAATAGCGGAATTCAACCCCTGCAGAACCTGCACCTGATGCAGCGCCTCAAGGCCTCCTTTGAGGTCGAAGGCGAGCCGGTCGACGCGCGCAAATGGTGCGCGCCGTTTATCGCCGACGGCCTAAATGCCTACGAAACTCTGGCCGCCGAAACGGCCGGGAATTTCTCGGTCGGCGATAACTTAAGCTTTGCGGACCTCTGCCTAATCCCGCAGCTTTATAACGCGCGCCGCTTTAGCGTGGACCTGAGCGCGTATCCGCTCTTGCTCCAAATTGAGCAGAATTGTCAGGCGCTCGACGCCTTCAAAGAGTCACATCCCGACGCCCAGCCAGACGCGGTGCTCGCGCCCTGA
- a CDS encoding DUF924 family protein produces the protein MDAKAQEVLDFWFADATEYRKEWFTKDEDFDDKIRAKFSEDLELAIQGKYDDWADTAEGRIALIVLLDQFSRNLFRGSPKSWSQDPKALELTLEGIKKGHDRELNQVQRFFFYMPLEHSEDFEIQKLSIAKFEELVEDYPAPDSIARNGLDYAQRHYDIIERFGRYPHRNDVLGRESTPEEVEFLKQPNSSF, from the coding sequence ATGGACGCAAAAGCACAAGAGGTTCTGGATTTTTGGTTCGCCGACGCCACCGAATACCGCAAGGAATGGTTCACCAAAGACGAGGATTTCGACGACAAAATCCGCGCCAAATTTAGCGAAGACCTCGAGCTGGCGATCCAGGGTAAATACGACGATTGGGCCGACACCGCCGAGGGGCGAATCGCGCTCATCGTGTTGCTCGACCAATTCTCTCGCAACCTGTTTCGCGGCTCGCCGAAGTCCTGGTCCCAGGACCCCAAGGCGCTCGAGTTGACCCTTGAGGGCATCAAAAAAGGCCACGACCGCGAGCTCAATCAGGTCCAGCGCTTCTTCTTCTATATGCCCCTGGAGCATTCAGAAGACTTCGAAATCCAGAAGCTGTCGATCGCGAAATTCGAAGAGCTCGTCGAAGACTACCCCGCCCCCGACAGCATCGCCCGCAACGGCCTGGACTACGCCCAGCGCCACTATGACATCATCGAAAGATTTGGCCGCTACCCGCATCGAAACGACGTCCTCGGCCGCGAAAGCACCCCCGAAGAGGTCGAGTTCCTGAAGCAGCCCAACTCCTCGTTTTAA
- a CDS encoding pyridoxal-phosphate dependent enzyme — MIKGAIRAARGKADTPIETQNARGLPDLLTVNRIDALIGNTPLVKLNRITQGEGADVYIKMENVNPSGSIRDRYTREIVTHAVRAGYIVAGDSLAIAGIDDSAVAIALLTNLLNLNLKIFAPSNSSRRQVKLIERFGADIVWTAEEAGTCGAIEEAARWSREASDRIFVDGYRREAVNEAYREMASEILDALNGQVLAAFVTSVTTGGTLRHVAGKLRETHPDLQVGGAVLTDTEFPELSAYSYNRLTKIGLKKAWEMRDYIAREEGLLLSPKGAAAVHLALKMRPDLPKDAVIVALNPDSGQRYLGWEDKPLFEVTFRPDII; from the coding sequence ATGATTAAAGGTGCGATTAGAGCCGCTCGAGGCAAGGCTGACACGCCCATCGAGACGCAAAACGCCCGAGGACTGCCCGATCTGCTGACGGTGAATCGGATCGACGCGCTCATCGGCAACACCCCCCTGGTGAAGCTCAATCGCATCACGCAGGGCGAAGGGGCGGACGTCTATATTAAGATGGAGAACGTGAACCCGAGCGGGAGTATCCGCGACCGCTACACCCGCGAAATCGTCACCCATGCGGTGCGCGCGGGCTATATCGTGGCCGGCGACTCCCTGGCCATCGCGGGCATCGATGACTCCGCGGTCGCCATCGCCCTGCTGACCAACCTGCTTAATCTCAACCTTAAGATCTTCGCCCCCTCGAACTCGAGCCGCCGCCAGGTCAAACTCATTGAGCGCTTCGGGGCAGATATCGTGTGGACCGCCGAAGAGGCCGGCACCTGCGGGGCGATCGAAGAGGCCGCGCGCTGGTCGCGCGAAGCCTCCGACCGCATCTTCGTGGACGGCTATCGCCGCGAGGCGGTCAACGAAGCGTATCGCGAGATGGCCTCCGAGATATTGGACGCGCTCAACGGGCAAGTGCTCGCCGCGTTTGTCACCTCGGTCACGACCGGTGGAACGCTGCGCCACGTGGCGGGAAAACTACGCGAGACCCACCCCGACCTGCAGGTCGGCGGCGCGGTGCTCACCGACACGGAATTCCCCGAGCTAAGCGCATACTCTTACAACCGCCTCACCAAGATTGGCCTGAAAAAAGCCTGGGAGATGCGCGATTATATTGCGCGCGAAGAAGGCCTCCTGCTCAGCCCCAAGGGCGCCGCGGCGGTGCATCTGGCGCTTAAGATGCGCCCCGACCTTCCCAAAGACGCGGTCATCGTCGCGCTGAACCCGGACTCCGGCCAGCGCTACCTGGGCTGGGAAGACAAGCCTCTCTTTGAGGTGACCTTTCGCCCCGATATCATCTGA